One genomic window of Actinoplanes lobatus includes the following:
- a CDS encoding DUF952 domain-containing protein, whose translation MIFHLCPRDAWAKAITEGFIPNNGAEGFIHCSAADWVHMPATLRFRGRTDLLLLEIDEERLDVPVVWEDGVPPEPDGRQFPHIYGGMNVGAVVAVHDYPPRPDGSFPEWVRP comes from the coding sequence TTGATCTTTCATCTCTGCCCCCGCGACGCGTGGGCCAAGGCCATCACGGAGGGCTTCATCCCCAACAACGGGGCGGAAGGCTTCATCCACTGCTCCGCGGCGGACTGGGTGCACATGCCGGCCACGCTGCGCTTCCGCGGGCGTACGGATCTGCTGCTGCTGGAGATCGACGAGGAGCGGCTCGACGTGCCGGTCGTCTGGGAGGACGGTGTCCCTCCGGAGCCGGACGGACGGCAGTTCCCACACATCTACGGCGGGATGAACGTGGGCGCGGTGGTAGCCGTTCACGACTATCCACCGCGCCCGGACGGTTCTTTCCCGGAATGGGTCAGGCCGTGA
- a CDS encoding D-alanine--D-alanine ligase family protein, producing MTSPRKTRVAIVFGGRSTEHAISCVSAGAILGALDPDQYEVLPVGITREGRWVLASGDASQLSISDRRLPEITAESGSAVVFAADPTATELIVRDAAEGVSELAGVDVVFPVLHGAYGEDGTIQGMLEMAGIPYVGANVFASAAAMDKEFTKKLAAAEGIPVGPYAVLRAGTSLSEADKERLGLPVFVKPSRAGSSTGITKVSDWADLDAAIATAREIDPKVLVEAAIVGREIECGVLEGEAGGAPEASLLAEIHVDDADWYDFETKYLVGSRYTIPAPLPEELTRRVREFALRTFTALDCAGLARVDFFVTADGEIFLNEINTMPGMTPTSMFPQMWAATGEEYPKVVDRLIRTALRRGTGLH from the coding sequence GTGACGTCCCCCCGCAAGACCCGCGTCGCGATCGTGTTCGGTGGTCGCAGCACTGAGCACGCTATTTCCTGTGTCAGCGCCGGTGCGATCCTGGGTGCCCTGGACCCGGATCAGTACGAGGTGCTGCCGGTCGGAATCACCCGTGAGGGTCGCTGGGTCCTCGCCTCGGGTGACGCCTCCCAGCTCTCGATCAGCGACCGGCGGCTGCCGGAGATCACGGCCGAGTCCGGCAGCGCCGTGGTGTTCGCGGCCGACCCGACGGCGACCGAGCTGATCGTGCGCGACGCGGCCGAGGGCGTCTCCGAGCTGGCCGGTGTGGACGTGGTGTTCCCGGTGCTGCACGGGGCGTACGGCGAGGACGGCACCATCCAGGGCATGCTGGAGATGGCCGGTATCCCGTACGTGGGCGCGAACGTGTTCGCCTCGGCGGCGGCCATGGACAAGGAGTTCACCAAGAAGCTGGCGGCCGCGGAGGGCATCCCGGTCGGGCCGTACGCGGTGCTGCGCGCCGGGACGTCGCTGTCCGAGGCGGACAAGGAGCGGCTCGGCCTGCCGGTCTTCGTGAAGCCGTCCCGGGCCGGGTCGTCGACCGGCATCACCAAGGTCAGCGACTGGGCCGACCTGGACGCGGCCATCGCCACGGCCCGCGAGATCGACCCGAAGGTGCTGGTGGAGGCCGCGATCGTGGGCCGCGAGATCGAGTGCGGGGTGCTGGAGGGCGAGGCCGGTGGCGCGCCCGAGGCGTCGCTGCTCGCCGAGATCCACGTCGACGACGCCGACTGGTACGACTTCGAGACGAAGTACCTGGTCGGCAGCCGCTACACGATCCCGGCGCCGCTGCCGGAGGAGCTGACCAGGCGGGTGCGGGAGTTCGCGCTGCGGACCTTCACCGCGCTGGACTGTGCCGGGCTGGCGCGTGTCGACTTCTTCGTCACGGCGGACGGCGAGATCTTCCTCAACGAGATCAACACCATGCCGGGCATGACGCCGACCTCGATGTTCCCGCAGATGTGGGCGGCCACCGGCGAGGAATACCCCAAGGTGGTGGACCGTCTCATCCGGACCGCGCTGCGCCGGGGGACCGGGCTGCACTAG
- a CDS encoding DUF3515 domain-containing protein produces MVDLETAKIEEAPDRTRRAAALWATAVAVPVTLIVGLVVFFSLIPEKSDEPAKVPQAVPSTPVQVDAPRLDEATAQVCLAVTAQLPAKIRDLDARKVSAGPEQNAAYGEPPLLVSCGVPQPAMCTTLDDKTPGCVPMDTELLFMDGVCWFGKNDDGTAVLTTMDREVPVRVTVPSAYQNPAQWANEFSETVVKTVKSKPGNAMPSGCA; encoded by the coding sequence ATGGTGGACCTCGAGACCGCGAAGATCGAAGAAGCTCCGGACCGGACCCGTCGGGCCGCCGCGCTGTGGGCGACCGCAGTGGCCGTACCGGTGACTTTGATCGTAGGTCTCGTCGTCTTTTTCTCCTTGATTCCGGAGAAATCGGATGAACCGGCCAAAGTTCCCCAGGCCGTTCCGAGCACCCCGGTTCAGGTCGACGCCCCTCGACTGGACGAGGCGACCGCCCAGGTCTGCCTCGCGGTGACCGCCCAGCTGCCCGCGAAGATCCGGGATCTGGACGCGCGCAAGGTCTCGGCCGGCCCGGAGCAGAACGCGGCCTACGGCGAGCCCCCGCTGCTCGTCTCCTGTGGCGTCCCGCAGCCGGCCATGTGCACGACGCTCGACGACAAGACCCCGGGCTGTGTCCCGATGGACACCGAGCTGCTGTTCATGGACGGGGTCTGCTGGTTCGGGAAGAACGACGACGGCACGGCCGTCCTCACCACGATGGACCGTGAGGTCCCGGTGCGGGTGACCGTGCCGTCGGCGTACCAGAATCCGGCCCAGTGGGCGAACGAGTTCTCCGAGACGGTCGTGAAGACCGTCAAGTCGAAGCCCGGGAACGCCATGCCCAGCGGCTGCGCCTGA
- a CDS encoding cystathionine gamma-lyase: MSSSFSDGTRSVHAGLPAPVVGEPFLPGPVFAAPYHLDPMTGPGENGYARTEHPTRRALEAAIGSLEGAPTLVFASGQAAITALLLAVLRTGDTVALPADGYFTVRAFAEGTLRDLGVKTILVPTAGPYPDFTGVRLVLLETPANPGLDVCDVTAVSAAAHEAGALVAVDNTTATPLGQTPLALGADLVVASGTKALTGHSDVLLGYVSAGDPALLAKIETWRKQTGAVPGAFDSWLAHRSIATLDLRLARQSANAAAVAELLLSRPDVTGVRWPGLPTDPSYPVASAQMRRVPGIVSFDLGSAERAGRFLSAANLVFAATSFGGVHTTADRRAQWGDDTSPGFLRFSCGIEDTVDLLADIIAALDASA, encoded by the coding sequence GTGAGCTCCTCGTTCTCGGACGGCACCCGGTCGGTGCACGCCGGACTGCCGGCGCCGGTTGTCGGCGAGCCGTTCCTGCCCGGGCCGGTGTTCGCGGCGCCCTACCACCTGGACCCGATGACCGGGCCGGGGGAGAACGGCTACGCCCGCACCGAGCACCCGACCAGGCGGGCCCTGGAGGCGGCGATCGGCTCCCTGGAGGGCGCGCCCACGCTGGTCTTCGCCAGCGGCCAGGCGGCGATCACGGCGCTGCTGCTCGCGGTGCTGCGCACCGGCGACACGGTCGCCCTTCCGGCGGACGGCTATTTCACGGTACGGGCATTCGCCGAGGGCACCCTCCGTGACCTGGGTGTGAAGACGATCCTGGTACCGACCGCCGGACCGTACCCGGACTTCACCGGGGTGCGTCTCGTGCTGCTGGAGACGCCGGCCAACCCGGGGCTCGACGTGTGCGACGTGACCGCCGTGTCCGCCGCCGCCCACGAGGCCGGTGCGCTCGTGGCGGTCGACAACACCACCGCCACACCGCTCGGGCAGACGCCGCTCGCCCTCGGCGCCGACCTGGTGGTCGCGTCCGGGACCAAGGCGCTGACCGGGCACTCCGACGTGCTGCTCGGTTACGTGTCCGCCGGTGACCCCGCGCTGCTGGCCAAGATCGAGACGTGGCGCAAGCAGACCGGCGCGGTGCCCGGGGCGTTCGACTCCTGGCTGGCGCACCGGTCCATCGCGACGCTCGACCTGCGGCTGGCCCGGCAGAGCGCCAACGCGGCCGCGGTCGCCGAGCTGCTGCTCTCGCGCCCCGACGTGACCGGCGTACGGTGGCCGGGCCTACCCACCGACCCGTCCTACCCGGTGGCCTCGGCGCAGATGCGGCGGGTGCCCGGCATCGTGTCGTTCGACCTGGGCTCGGCCGAGCGGGCCGGGCGGTTCCTGTCCGCGGCGAACCTGGTGTTCGCGGCCACGTCGTTCGGCGGGGTGCACACCACGGCGGACCGGCGCGCCCAGTGGGGTGACGACACGTCGCCCGGCTTCCTGCGGTTCTCCTGCGGCATCGAGGACACCGTCGACCTGCTCGCCGACATCATCGCCGCCCTGGACGCGTCGGCGTGA
- the recG gene encoding ATP-dependent DNA helicase RecG → MTTTDVPLTKVLGAKTAKALEQHLELVTAGDLIYHFPRRYDERGEHTDLRSLKVDEQVTLLAQVQGINVKPMRQRRGNMLEVTIGDGSGATLTCTFFNQAWRERELRKGVWGLFAGKVTEFRGKRQLNGPAYQLLSADATQDDAAAEIEEFAGALIPVYPAAQAVPTWVIAKCVRTLLDTFEPPPDPMPAEVRAKRNLTGIGTALREIHRPSSEEALYRAKHRLKWDEAFAVQLTLVQRRARAAAAPGTARPRAEAGLLARFDAGLPYELTEGQREVGEEIAADLSRPHPMHRLLQGEVGSGKTLVSVRAMLQVVDAGGQAALLAPTEVLATQHFRGISAQLGALGRAGELDGDPEGTRLTLVTGSLGAAARRAALAEVADGRAGIVVGTHALLYEGVDFKDLGLIVVDEQHRFGVEQRDALRAKAARPPHVLVMTATPIPRTVAMTVYGDLETSILSQLPRGRSPIASHVVPALEKPAYLDRAWVRIKEEVRAGHQAYVVCPRIGEDEETPPKDDEPTRRPPLAVTEVLPLLRDEYLKGLRIAMLHGKMPPEEKDAVMRSFAAGDVDVLVATTVIEVGVDVPNSTVMLILDADRFGVSQLHQLRGRVGRGAAPGICLLHTEAEEGSSARERLDAVASTTDGFKLSEIDLEQRREGDVLGASQSGKHSHLRLLSLLRDEKLIKEARAEASALIGDDPDLSRYPALAASVAALVDEDRAEYLEKG, encoded by the coding sequence ATGACCACCACGGACGTCCCGCTGACCAAGGTTCTGGGTGCGAAGACCGCCAAGGCCTTGGAGCAGCATCTGGAGCTGGTTACCGCCGGCGACCTGATCTACCACTTCCCACGGCGGTACGACGAGCGTGGCGAGCACACCGACCTGCGCAGCTTGAAGGTGGACGAGCAGGTCACCCTGCTGGCCCAGGTGCAGGGGATCAATGTGAAGCCGATGCGCCAGCGCCGCGGCAACATGCTTGAGGTGACCATCGGTGACGGTTCCGGTGCGACGTTGACCTGCACTTTCTTCAACCAGGCGTGGCGGGAGCGGGAGCTGCGCAAGGGTGTGTGGGGGCTGTTCGCCGGGAAGGTGACCGAGTTCCGTGGCAAGCGCCAGCTGAACGGCCCGGCGTACCAGCTGCTCAGCGCCGATGCCACGCAGGACGACGCGGCCGCCGAGATCGAGGAGTTCGCGGGTGCGCTGATCCCGGTCTATCCGGCGGCCCAGGCGGTGCCGACCTGGGTGATCGCCAAGTGCGTGCGGACCCTGCTGGACACGTTCGAGCCGCCGCCCGACCCGATGCCGGCCGAGGTGCGGGCGAAACGGAACCTCACCGGCATCGGTACGGCGTTGCGGGAGATTCACCGGCCGAGCTCCGAGGAGGCGCTGTACCGGGCGAAGCACCGTCTCAAGTGGGACGAGGCTTTCGCCGTACAGCTGACGCTTGTGCAACGCCGGGCACGTGCGGCCGCGGCTCCCGGCACTGCCCGGCCCCGCGCGGAGGCCGGGTTGCTGGCGAGGTTCGACGCCGGTCTTCCGTATGAGCTGACCGAAGGTCAGCGTGAGGTGGGTGAGGAGATCGCGGCCGACCTGTCCCGGCCGCATCCGATGCACCGGCTGTTGCAGGGTGAGGTCGGTTCCGGCAAGACGCTGGTGTCGGTGCGCGCGATGCTCCAGGTGGTGGACGCGGGCGGGCAGGCGGCCCTGCTCGCGCCGACCGAGGTTCTGGCCACCCAGCACTTCCGCGGGATCAGCGCCCAGCTCGGCGCGCTGGGCCGGGCCGGTGAGCTGGACGGTGATCCGGAGGGCACCCGGTTGACGCTGGTGACCGGGTCGCTGGGGGCGGCGGCCCGGCGTGCCGCGCTGGCCGAGGTGGCGGACGGGCGTGCCGGCATCGTCGTGGGCACGCACGCGCTGCTGTACGAGGGTGTCGACTTCAAGGATCTCGGCCTGATCGTGGTGGACGAGCAGCACCGGTTCGGGGTGGAGCAGCGGGACGCGCTGCGCGCCAAGGCGGCCCGGCCCCCGCACGTGCTGGTGATGACGGCCACCCCGATTCCGCGGACGGTGGCCATGACGGTCTACGGCGATCTGGAGACCTCGATCCTGTCGCAGTTGCCGCGCGGCCGTTCGCCGATCGCCTCGCACGTCGTCCCGGCTCTGGAGAAACCGGCCTACCTGGACCGCGCCTGGGTGCGGATCAAGGAGGAGGTGCGGGCCGGGCACCAGGCCTACGTGGTGTGCCCGCGGATCGGCGAGGACGAGGAGACGCCACCGAAGGACGACGAGCCCACCCGCCGCCCGCCGCTGGCGGTGACCGAGGTGCTGCCGCTGCTGCGCGACGAGTACCTGAAGGGTCTGCGGATCGCGATGCTGCACGGCAAGATGCCGCCGGAGGAGAAGGACGCGGTGATGCGCTCGTTCGCGGCCGGCGACGTGGACGTGCTGGTGGCGACCACGGTCATCGAGGTGGGCGTGGACGTGCCCAACTCGACGGTGATGCTGATCCTGGACGCCGACCGGTTCGGTGTCTCCCAGCTGCACCAGCTGCGTGGCCGGGTGGGCCGGGGCGCCGCGCCCGGCATCTGCCTGCTGCACACCGAGGCGGAGGAGGGCTCGTCCGCCCGGGAGCGGCTGGACGCGGTGGCCTCCACGACGGACGGCTTCAAGCTTTCCGAGATCGACCTGGAGCAGCGCCGGGAGGGTGATGTGCTGGGCGCGTCGCAGTCCGGCAAGCATTCGCATCTGCGGCTGTTGTCGCTGCTGCGGGACGAGAAGCTGATCAAGGAGGCGCGGGCCGAGGCGTCCGCGCTGATCGGCGACGACCCCGACCTGTCCCGTTACCCGGCGCTGGCGGCCTCGGTCGCCGCGCTGGTCGACGAGGACCGCGCCGAGTACCTGGAGAAGGGTTGA
- a CDS encoding Lrp/AsnC family transcriptional regulator yields the protein MVQAYILIQTEVGRARDVAAAIEKIPGVVRVDAVTGPYDVVVLTEAHSVDELGGLIVSKVQYVPGITRTLTCSVVNL from the coding sequence GTGGTCCAGGCATACATCCTGATTCAAACGGAGGTCGGGAGGGCCCGTGACGTGGCCGCCGCGATCGAGAAGATACCGGGGGTGGTGCGGGTCGACGCCGTGACCGGTCCGTACGACGTGGTCGTGCTGACCGAGGCACACAGCGTGGACGAGTTGGGTGGCCTCATTGTGAGCAAGGTCCAGTACGTGCCGGGCATCACGAGGACGCTCACCTGCTCCGTGGTAAACCTCTGA
- a CDS encoding GNAT family N-acetyltransferase codes for MQDIKIKSVGFGDPAVQTLVAENLRDLSERYGGSGDDTPITAADFTPPNGDFLVAVEGDQLIASAGWRRHGDDAELKRMFTTSAARGRGVARRMLAAVEASATAAGCNRMILETGDRQPEAIALYESAGYMRIPDFGYYAGYPDVLSYAKPL; via the coding sequence GTGCAGGACATCAAGATCAAATCCGTGGGTTTCGGCGACCCGGCGGTCCAGACACTCGTCGCCGAAAACCTGCGAGACCTCTCCGAACGGTACGGCGGCAGCGGCGACGACACCCCCATCACGGCAGCCGACTTCACCCCGCCGAACGGCGACTTCCTGGTCGCCGTCGAAGGCGACCAGCTGATCGCCAGCGCCGGCTGGCGACGGCACGGCGACGACGCCGAACTCAAGCGCATGTTCACCACCAGCGCCGCCCGCGGCCGCGGTGTGGCCCGCCGCATGCTCGCCGCCGTGGAGGCCTCCGCCACGGCGGCCGGCTGCAATCGCATGATCCTGGAGACCGGCGACCGTCAGCCGGAGGCCATCGCCCTGTACGAGTCCGCCGGCTACATGCGCATCCCCGACTTCGGCTACTACGCCGGCTACCCAGACGTCCTCTCCTACGCCAAGCCCCTCTAG
- a CDS encoding type IV toxin-antitoxin system AbiEi family antitoxin domain-containing protein, which produces MFAETDPPLRELLERQAGVLSRPQALCHLSARAVERRLSSRRWQRVHRGVYVAHTGPVDREARRWIAVLSTGDGTLLGGLSALETVGFRGFLTDRIDVLVPAEKTPSGPPSGVVVHRTGILPGSDIHPMGRPPGTLPARSLVDAAQWAISDQRAWAIIAAGFQQRLVCTDDIRTVLARMPRAKRRSLISEAVTWSSGGVHSAAEADFLRLCRQAGLPEPRLQHARRDAHGRRNYLDAYFEELRLHVEIDGGHHMDVEHWWADMRRQNDLWIPGDRVLRFPAWAIRHRPAEIATQLRAALQPIPFLSASPPLPVTKGPRSRKEG; this is translated from the coding sequence ATGTTCGCCGAGACCGATCCCCCGCTGCGGGAACTGCTGGAACGACAGGCCGGTGTACTCAGCCGCCCACAAGCGTTGTGCCATCTCTCCGCCCGAGCGGTGGAGCGGCGTCTCAGTTCGCGACGATGGCAGCGCGTACATCGCGGCGTCTACGTCGCCCACACCGGCCCGGTCGACCGGGAGGCCCGGCGATGGATCGCGGTCCTGAGCACAGGCGACGGAACGCTGCTCGGCGGCCTGTCGGCACTCGAGACCGTCGGGTTCCGTGGTTTCCTCACCGACCGGATCGATGTGCTGGTTCCGGCCGAGAAGACACCCAGCGGTCCCCCGTCCGGGGTCGTGGTCCACCGCACCGGCATCCTGCCCGGCTCGGACATCCACCCGATGGGCCGACCGCCGGGAACCCTGCCGGCCCGGTCACTCGTCGACGCGGCCCAATGGGCGATCTCCGATCAGCGGGCCTGGGCCATCATCGCGGCCGGATTCCAGCAACGCCTGGTCTGCACCGATGACATCCGAACCGTTCTCGCCCGGATGCCCCGGGCCAAACGCCGGTCGCTGATCTCCGAGGCGGTCACCTGGTCCTCGGGTGGAGTCCACTCGGCGGCCGAAGCCGATTTCCTCCGCCTATGCCGCCAGGCCGGACTTCCCGAGCCGCGCCTCCAGCATGCCCGCCGGGACGCACACGGACGGCGAAACTACCTGGACGCGTATTTCGAGGAACTCAGACTGCACGTCGAGATCGACGGCGGCCACCACATGGACGTCGAGCATTGGTGGGCCGACATGCGCCGTCAGAACGATCTGTGGATCCCCGGCGACCGCGTCCTCCGCTTCCCGGCTTGGGCGATCCGCCACCGCCCGGCCGAGATAGCAACCCAACTCCGCGCCGCCCTCCAACCCATCCCATTCTTGAGCGCTTCACCACCCCTCCCGGTGACAAAAGGTCCAAGATCCAGAAAGGAGGGGTAA
- the rpmB gene encoding 50S ribosomal protein L28, with amino-acid sequence MASVCDVCGKGPGFGHNVSHSHRRTNRRWNPNIQSVRTPAGGGTTKKLKVCTSCIKAGKVVRA; translated from the coding sequence GTGGCTAGCGTGTGCGACGTCTGTGGCAAGGGACCGGGCTTCGGCCACAACGTGTCCCACTCGCACCGGCGGACCAACCGCCGCTGGAACCCGAACATCCAGTCGGTGCGCACCCCGGCCGGTGGCGGGACCACCAAGAAGCTCAAGGTCTGCACCTCGTGCATCAAGGCCGGCAAGGTCGTCCGCGCCTGA
- a CDS encoding thiamine-phosphate kinase, whose amino-acid sequence MSIAEAGEFGLIGRIVSRLGSGSATLLGPGDDAAVVRAADGRVVASTDVLVEGRHFRRDWCGPEDVGHRAAAANLADIAAMGATPTALLVALCVPTGLDVTWAEGLADGLSAEAGLVGATVVGGDTSASPTLTIAVTALGDLGGVAPVRRDGARPGDVVALCGRIGYAAAGLTVLSRGFRTPKLLVDAYRRPDVRYPAGPEAARLGATSMIDVSDGLLQDLGHIAEASVVGIDVRRDSFEPPAQMLDAAKALGVDPYVWLLAGGDDHPLAATFPPGVTLPDHWRVIGSVLDGTGVTVDRKPWTGGTGWDHFR is encoded by the coding sequence GTGAGCATCGCAGAGGCCGGTGAATTCGGGCTGATCGGCCGAATCGTCTCCCGGCTCGGCTCCGGATCCGCCACCCTGCTCGGCCCCGGCGACGACGCCGCGGTGGTCCGCGCCGCCGACGGACGGGTCGTCGCCTCCACCGACGTGCTGGTCGAAGGGCGCCACTTCCGCCGGGACTGGTGCGGGCCCGAAGACGTCGGCCACCGCGCCGCCGCCGCCAACCTGGCCGACATCGCCGCCATGGGCGCCACCCCCACCGCCCTGCTGGTGGCGCTGTGCGTACCGACCGGGCTCGACGTCACCTGGGCCGAAGGACTCGCCGACGGCCTCTCCGCCGAAGCCGGGCTGGTCGGCGCGACCGTGGTCGGCGGGGACACCTCGGCCAGCCCCACGCTCACCATCGCCGTCACCGCATTGGGTGACCTGGGCGGGGTGGCGCCGGTCCGGCGGGACGGGGCCCGGCCCGGGGACGTGGTCGCCCTGTGCGGGCGGATCGGGTACGCGGCGGCCGGCCTCACCGTGCTGTCCCGTGGCTTCCGGACGCCGAAACTGCTTGTCGACGCGTACCGGCGGCCGGACGTCCGGTACCCGGCCGGACCCGAGGCGGCCCGGCTCGGCGCCACCTCCATGATCGACGTGTCCGACGGGCTGCTCCAGGACCTCGGGCACATCGCGGAGGCCAGCGTGGTCGGGATCGACGTACGGCGGGACTCCTTCGAGCCGCCCGCCCAGATGCTGGACGCGGCCAAGGCGCTCGGCGTCGACCCGTACGTCTGGCTCCTCGCCGGAGGCGACGACCACCCGCTCGCCGCGACCTTCCCACCCGGGGTGACCCTCCCCGACCACTGGCGGGTGATCGGCTCGGTGCTCGACGGAACCGGGGTCACCGTCGACCGCAAGCCCTGGACCGGCGGCACGGGCTGGGACCATTTCCGCTGA
- a CDS encoding DAK2 domain-containing protein has translation MLETLDAAAVRRWCNGGLEALRAHQREIDELNVYPVPDGDTGTNLVLTLTAAHEAVAGPVESEPGPEGMTAVARLMRRMARGALLGARGNSGVIVSQILRGMADAFAAAVAVRGGELARALRTATDAAYAAVARPVEGTVLSVVAAAAEGAGRARSDDLATVAQAAAQAAAEALDRTPQQLPVLARAGVVDAGGRGLCLLLDALVEVVAAGEMPPAVPGGETLPVVPGGDRPPMVAGGPAVPGSGSGDPADPDPAVSTTPITPIGGQAATTVLPISGHPADRQDQSRWAGRENPGQAGRVGDGQAARRGDGQSGRAGESQSGRAGEGQSARWGEEQAGRVGEEQSSPVGEGQSAQWGEGRAGRVVEGQAARWGEGQAGRVGEGQAVWTGEGRAGLSHPAGHEDECAGYGFEVQYLLEATEEAVTRLRGTLDGLGDSLVVVGTGDGDPPTWNVHVHVTDVGPAIEAGIEAGRPFRIRVTPLVGHRPGPDRRAAVVVAAGDGLTALFEGEGATVVDRNPSTAELLAAVHKTGAGSVVLLPNDANTQAVAVSAAREAEAAGVRVSVVPTRSPVQALAALAVRDEQRPFADDVIAMAEAAGACRYGEVCTAQRDALTVAGPCRAGDLLGLVDGEVHVIGGDLTEVSHRLLDRMLGGGGELVTLVLGAAAPPGLEADLRDHVHRTWPFIELQCYAGGQPRYHLLAGVE, from the coding sequence GTGCTGGAGACCCTCGATGCCGCCGCGGTACGCCGCTGGTGCAATGGTGGGCTGGAGGCACTTCGGGCGCATCAGCGTGAGATCGACGAGCTGAACGTCTACCCGGTGCCCGACGGCGACACCGGCACCAACCTCGTCCTCACCCTGACGGCCGCGCACGAGGCGGTCGCCGGTCCGGTGGAGTCTGAGCCGGGGCCGGAGGGCATGACCGCGGTGGCCCGGCTGATGCGCCGGATGGCACGGGGCGCCCTGCTCGGCGCCCGGGGCAACTCCGGCGTCATCGTCTCGCAGATCCTTCGCGGCATGGCCGACGCCTTCGCGGCCGCCGTCGCGGTGCGCGGCGGTGAGCTGGCCCGCGCCTTGCGGACGGCGACGGACGCCGCCTACGCGGCGGTGGCCCGCCCGGTCGAGGGCACCGTGCTGTCGGTGGTGGCCGCCGCGGCCGAGGGCGCCGGACGGGCCAGGTCCGACGACCTGGCCACGGTGGCGCAGGCGGCCGCGCAGGCCGCCGCCGAGGCGCTCGATCGCACCCCGCAGCAGCTGCCGGTGCTCGCCCGGGCGGGCGTCGTCGACGCCGGTGGGCGCGGCCTCTGCCTGTTGCTCGACGCCCTGGTCGAGGTGGTCGCGGCGGGCGAAATGCCCCCGGCGGTGCCCGGCGGCGAAACACTCCCGGTGGTGCCCGGCGGCGACAGGCCCCCGATGGTCGCCGGCGGCCCAGCGGTGCCCGGCTCTGGAAGCGGCGATCCGGCGGACCCCGATCCGGCCGTCAGCACTACGCCGATCACCCCGATCGGCGGCCAGGCGGCGACCACTGTGCTGCCGATTTCCGGCCATCCGGCGGATCGGCAAGATCAAAGTCGGTGGGCGGGCCGGGAAAACCCGGGCCAGGCAGGCCGGGTAGGCGACGGCCAGGCCGCCCGACGGGGCGACGGCCAGTCGGGTCGGGCAGGCGAGAGCCAGTCGGGTCGGGCAGGTGAGGGGCAGTCGGCCCGGTGGGGCGAGGAGCAGGCGGGCCGGGTAGGCGAGGAACAGTCGAGTCCGGTAGGCGAGGGGCAGTCAGCCCAGTGGGGCGAGGGCCGGGCGGGCCGGGTAGTTGAGGGCCAGGCGGCCCGGTGGGGCGAGGGGCAGGCGGGCCGGGTAGGTGAGGGCCAGGCGGTCTGGACGGGCGAGGGCCGGGCAGGCCTCAGCCATCCGGCGGGCCACGAGGACGAGTGCGCCGGCTACGGGTTCGAGGTGCAGTACCTGCTGGAGGCCACCGAGGAGGCCGTCACCCGGCTGCGGGGCACCCTGGACGGCCTGGGTGACTCCCTCGTCGTCGTGGGCACCGGCGACGGCGACCCCCCGACGTGGAACGTGCACGTCCACGTGACCGATGTCGGCCCGGCGATCGAGGCGGGCATCGAGGCGGGCCGGCCGTTCCGGATTCGGGTGACGCCGCTGGTGGGGCACCGCCCGGGCCCTGATCGGCGGGCGGCTGTGGTGGTCGCCGCCGGGGACGGGCTGACCGCTCTCTTCGAGGGGGAGGGCGCCACCGTCGTGGACCGTAATCCGTCGACCGCCGAGTTGCTGGCGGCTGTGCACAAGACCGGCGCCGGTTCGGTGGTGCTGCTGCCCAATGACGCGAACACGCAGGCGGTGGCCGTCTCGGCCGCGCGGGAGGCGGAGGCCGCCGGTGTCCGGGTCAGTGTGGTGCCGACCCGTTCGCCGGTGCAGGCGCTGGCCGCGCTGGCGGTGCGGGACGAGCAGCGCCCGTTCGCCGACGATGTGATCGCGATGGCCGAGGCGGCCGGCGCCTGCCGGTACGGCGAGGTCTGCACCGCCCAGCGGGACGCGCTCACGGTGGCGGGCCCGTGCCGGGCGGGTGACCTGCTGGGTCTGGTCGACGGCGAGGTGCATGTGATCGGCGGCGACCTGACCGAGGTGAGTCACCGCCTGCTGGACCGGATGCTGGGCGGTGGCGGCGAGCTGGTCACCCTGGTGCTGGGGGCGGCCGCCCCGCCGGGTCTGGAGGCCGATCTGCGTGATCACGTGCACCGGACCTGGCCGTTCATCGAGTTGCAGTGCTACGCCGGCGGCCAGCCCCGGTACCACCTGCTGGCAGGAGTCGAATGA